The genomic interval GGCCATCTTTGCCGATATTCGCCCCTCAGCAGCTATCATTGCCAAAATTGGGCTAGCCTTGTATCAGCAGCACCAATCCGTCCCTGCTGAGCTGGCGTTGCCAGTTTATTTAAGAAATAATGCGTGGAAAACGCTCGCCGAACAACAAAAGGCTTAAGTTGTCGGCTGATTACTCATATTGTGTTAAGTTTGACTCGCTACCCTTTAGCTTGTGATAAGCGCAAAATTTTTAGCTTTGACTGTTAATCACTAACATTGTTGGATACGTTATGGATTTTATTTTGATTTTTAAAGCCATCATCATGGGCATGGTTGAGGGCATTACCGAATTTTTACCGATTTCAAGTACTGGGCATTTAATTCTTGCCGACTCTCTGTTAAATTTTTGGACCAAAGACAAAGCTGATTTATTTATCGTCGTCATTCAGCTGGGTGCGATTTCAGCGGTAATTTATTTGTACTGGGGGCGGCTATGGCGTGCCTTGATGGGACTTATTACGGGTAAAGACCCTGAGCGTAAAAACCCGCGTCAATTGGGTATCTCACTGATTATTTCCACCATCCCGATTATGCTGATAGGTTTGATGTTTGATAAAGCGTTAAAAGCGGCGTTATTTAACCCAACCGTGGTGGCGATCTCATTGATTGTCGGTGGTTTGATTATCTTTTGGGCGGAGCGCCAACAACACAAACATACGGTCAAATATGCCGAAGCGGAAGATATCGATATTAAAACGGCGATCATCATTGGTTTGATTCAATGTCTTGCCTTGATTCCTGGTACTTCTCGCTCAGGGTCTACCATTATCGGCTCCCTATTTTTGGGGGTATCACGTAAGGCGTCTGCGGAGTATTCTTTCTTCTTAGGGATTCCTGTGTTAGTGGGTGCTGGGCTACTAGATCTGACCAAAAACCATCATATTTTGACCAGCGCTGAAGACTGGACCATTATGGCAGTGGGTGTGGTAGTCTCATTTATTTTTGCCATGATTTTCATCAAATGGTTGGTTAACTGGGTCAGTACCCGTGATTTTACCTTATTTGCTTGGTGGCGCATCGTGGTAGGTATACTGGTACTCGTCGCTGGTATGCTGGGCTATATTTAAAT from Moraxella osloensis carries:
- a CDS encoding undecaprenyl-diphosphate phosphatase, coding for MDFILIFKAIIMGMVEGITEFLPISSTGHLILADSLLNFWTKDKADLFIVVIQLGAISAVIYLYWGRLWRALMGLITGKDPERKNPRQLGISLIISTIPIMLIGLMFDKALKAALFNPTVVAISLIVGGLIIFWAERQQHKHTVKYAEAEDIDIKTAIIIGLIQCLALIPGTSRSGSTIIGSLFLGVSRKASAEYSFFLGIPVLVGAGLLDLTKNHHILTSAEDWTIMAVGVVVSFIFAMIFIKWLVNWVSTRDFTLFAWWRIVVGILVLVAGMLGYI